TGGATTTTTTTTGCATTTTGGGGATTTTTTCAAAGGTTATGGCGATTCTATAAGAAGTTTTGGGTGTTTAGATATTTTATGTTAATTCTCCTTTTGATGACGTGAAACAAACTTATTTCCGGTAATCCAAAATCTCCAAGGATATTCCTTTGCTTCTTCTGTATTCTCAATCCCAATTCTTTTCCCTTGTGAGATGGAAGGTGGGGTTATTCCATTAGAAATGAAAATAGGTGGCTCCCAAAACACACGTCCATAATCCTCCATTGATATTCCTAAAGCTTTTGTTAATTTTCCTGGCCCATTTGTTAAATTCCTTTGGTCTAAAGTTCCCCTTCGTTTATACATTAGATCTATTCCAGTGAGGGGCTCCAATGCCCTTATTAACACTGCTTCGGGTTTATCAATGTCACTACAAACAACATTTACAAGGCAATGTGTATGCATTTGGTAGGTATAAACATGACCAGCACCCGCGAACATAATCTCTGTTCGCTTTGTTCGCTTATTTTGATAACTATGCGCTGCACGGTCCATTGGCCCCATATATCCCTCTGTTTCAACGATATATCCTGCTGCAACTCCATCTTTCGTTTCTTTTACCAATATGCATCCAAGCAGGGCACGTGCAAGTTCAATTGTTGGTTTTACAAAAAAATCCTTGTGAAGTGGTTGAAATTCATTGAGCATATGGGCCCCTCCCTTTCTAATTCTCCCCTAATCTTATAAGATAGACATGGTAGTCATTAAAAATAAGGTGTGAAATTATGAAAAATATTGGCTTTATTGGCTCTGGAAAAATGGCGCAAGCAATGATCGGAGGGATGCTTACCTCAAATATGCTTGACCCTGAAAATATAATGGCAAGTGCGGCAACAGAAAATACAGTAGAAAAAGTAAAACAAAAATATGGAATT
The Neobacillus sp. PS3-40 genome window above contains:
- a CDS encoding DNA-3-methyladenine glycosylase; amino-acid sequence: MLNEFQPLHKDFFVKPTIELARALLGCILVKETKDGVAAGYIVETEGYMGPMDRAAHSYQNKRTKRTEIMFAGAGHVYTYQMHTHCLVNVVCSDIDKPEAVLIRALEPLTGIDLMYKRRGTLDQRNLTNGPGKLTKALGISMEDYGRVFWEPPIFISNGITPPSISQGKRIGIENTEEAKEYPWRFWITGNKFVSRHQKEN